In Zunongwangia profunda SM-A87, the following proteins share a genomic window:
- a CDS encoding protein-disulfide reductase DsbD domain-containing protein → MEVPKWNVEVQENNIVEGDTITVFFEAKIPEDWYMYSSDFDPKLGPMVTEFNFYENEQFERLGNVEAIGQKKKYDELFEGEYTYFTKKAKFKQRFVIHSESPDIKGLVSYQICSDVNGQCIPFESDVAVFNNVLKKPLDTAKSDADASTPMVLEAFDNDFETTETRTGFIFSFDILFHILWRRSNSITYALRVPNDTDDGKLLHKIQYES, encoded by the coding sequence ATGGAAGTCCCCAAATGGAATGTGGAAGTCCAAGAAAATAATATTGTTGAAGGTGATACAATAACCGTGTTTTTCGAGGCTAAAATTCCGGAAGATTGGTATATGTATTCAAGCGACTTTGACCCAAAACTTGGGCCAATGGTTACGGAATTCAATTTTTACGAAAACGAACAATTTGAGCGACTGGGAAATGTTGAAGCCATAGGGCAAAAGAAAAAATATGATGAGCTGTTTGAGGGTGAGTACACCTATTTTACAAAAAAAGCAAAATTCAAACAGCGATTTGTTATCCATTCAGAAAGTCCTGATATTAAAGGGCTGGTTTCCTATCAGATATGTTCAGATGTCAATGGCCAATGTATTCCCTTTGAAAGTGACGTTGCTGTATTTAACAATGTTCTCAAAAAACCATTAGATACGGCCAAGAGCGATGCCGATGCCTCGACACCTATGGTCCTCGAAGCCTTTGACAATGATTTTGAGACCACCGAGACGAGGACAGGGTTTATCTTTTCTTTTGACATTCTTTTTCATATCCTTTGGCGCAGGTCTAATAGCATTACTTACGCCTTGCGTGTTCCCAATGATACCGATGACGGTAAGTTACTTCACAAAATCCAATACGAGTCGTAA
- a CDS encoding YeeE/YedE family protein: MNWIYEPWPWYVAGPLIAFVMLVLLLVGKQFGMSSNLRTACAALGAGKAADFFKFDWKAERWNLMVVLGAIIGGFLASNYMSDNTVEINPEIAQQLSDDYQINSAGESYLPPEIFATDALSDPFIIVVLLIGGLLVGFGARYAGGCTSGHAISGLSNLQLPSLIAVIGFFIGGLVMIHLIYPLIF, encoded by the coding sequence ATGAATTGGATATATGAGCCTTGGCCGTGGTATGTAGCGGGACCTCTTATTGCTTTTGTGATGTTAGTTTTATTGCTCGTAGGAAAGCAATTTGGGATGTCATCAAACCTACGCACGGCCTGTGCAGCCCTTGGAGCAGGAAAAGCAGCAGATTTCTTTAAATTCGATTGGAAAGCAGAGCGATGGAACCTGATGGTCGTATTGGGTGCAATTATTGGTGGTTTTTTAGCCTCAAACTATATGAGCGACAATACGGTAGAAATCAATCCTGAAATCGCACAGCAACTCTCAGATGATTATCAAATAAATAGTGCAGGCGAAAGTTATCTGCCGCCAGAAATTTTTGCGACAGATGCATTGAGTGACCCATTTATCATCGTGGTATTGTTAATAGGTGGCCTATTGGTTGGTTTTGGGGCAAGATACGCAGGAGGTTGTACATCGGGACACGCAATTTCCGGATTGAGCAATCTGCAATTGCCCTCACTTATAGCTGTCATAGGTTTCTTCATCGGTGGGTTGGTAATGATACATTTAATTTATCCTTTAATCTTTTAA
- a CDS encoding helix-turn-helix transcriptional regulator encodes MDIIEIQEKLDRIERLLLGSKQVLTLDEACEYTGISRSYLYKLTSAGIVPHSKPNGKLIFFDINRLNEWLLQNNRKSKSEIQNEALSYILKKR; translated from the coding sequence ATGGATATTATTGAAATTCAAGAAAAACTCGATAGAATTGAGCGTTTGTTGTTAGGCTCTAAACAGGTGCTTACTCTGGACGAGGCTTGCGAGTACACCGGAATTTCACGCAGCTATCTATACAAATTAACTTCTGCCGGAATTGTTCCCCACAGCAAGCCAAATGGCAAACTCATTTTTTTTGATATCAATCGCCTCAATGAATGGTTGCTTCAGAACAATCGAAAATCTAAGTCTGAGATTCAAAATGAAGCGTTAAGTTACATCTTGAAAAAAAGATAA
- a CDS encoding bifunctional metallophosphatase/5'-nucleotidase: MKLNVLFINDVHGYLAPHPELFYDETGEIIETAGGYARIASVVKAIREGNPNTLLFDGGDTLYGTKPIVASNGMAMVPILNALNIDALVGHWDFGYGPDQLEKINKQLDFPMLGCNVFTIDGDHFLQPTAMFEKEGVKIGVVGLCSMIIDKVMPEKMSKGLQFTSGVEEVPHHIKELKANDAAIIIVLSHNGFPQDVELLKRVDGIDICLSAHTHNRIYKPIEVNGAKIVQCGCHGAFVGNFTIELEDKKIKICDYEMLKVDDSIPENEAMAQLVNKSLEPYEDMRNKNIGRTKTVLHRYNTLNSTMDELLLKATAHATDTSIVFSNGWRYGAPIPVGSITENDLYNIAPMNPPLSTVELTGKEIKQMLEENLERTFSSDAFKQMGGYVKRVLGLQINMRIENPTGHRIQEIYYNGKHLEMDKTYRVSFITIQGVPKKYGKNRIEHPPKAVEAMKMYLKVHPDFNSDPIGSFRLV, encoded by the coding sequence ATGAAACTAAATGTATTGTTTATAAACGACGTGCACGGATACCTTGCACCACATCCCGAACTTTTCTATGATGAAACCGGAGAGATTATTGAGACTGCGGGTGGTTATGCAAGGATTGCCAGCGTAGTGAAAGCCATCAGAGAAGGAAATCCTAATACATTGCTCTTTGACGGTGGCGACACCTTATACGGAACAAAACCTATTGTAGCTTCAAACGGTATGGCTATGGTTCCTATTTTAAATGCTCTTAATATCGATGCCCTGGTGGGACATTGGGATTTTGGTTACGGACCAGACCAATTAGAGAAAATCAATAAGCAGTTAGATTTTCCTATGCTAGGTTGCAATGTATTCACCATAGACGGTGATCATTTTTTGCAACCCACGGCTATGTTCGAAAAAGAAGGTGTGAAAATTGGCGTTGTGGGTCTTTGCTCGATGATTATCGATAAAGTGATGCCGGAGAAGATGAGCAAAGGTCTCCAATTCACTTCTGGGGTGGAAGAGGTTCCGCATCATATTAAAGAACTAAAAGCCAATGATGCAGCTATTATCATAGTGCTATCCCACAATGGCTTTCCCCAAGATGTTGAACTACTCAAGAGAGTTGACGGCATTGATATTTGTTTGAGTGCCCATACCCACAACCGGATTTACAAGCCCATTGAAGTCAATGGTGCAAAAATTGTCCAATGTGGATGCCACGGCGCCTTCGTTGGTAATTTTACAATTGAACTTGAAGATAAAAAAATCAAAATTTGCGATTATGAAATGCTCAAAGTGGATGATTCCATACCCGAGAACGAAGCGATGGCACAACTCGTGAACAAGTCACTAGAGCCTTATGAAGATATGCGCAATAAAAACATAGGACGTACAAAGACGGTATTGCATCGGTATAATACCCTTAACTCCACTATGGATGAATTGTTACTAAAGGCCACAGCTCACGCTACTGATACCTCAATTGTATTTTCCAACGGATGGCGATACGGTGCACCAATTCCTGTAGGATCTATAACTGAAAATGACCTGTACAATATCGCCCCTATGAATCCGCCCCTTTCTACCGTAGAGCTTACGGGCAAAGAAATAAAACAGATGCTGGAAGAGAACCTTGAGCGTACTTTCTCTAGCGATGCATTTAAACAAATGGGCGGCTATGTGAAACGCGTTTTGGGCCTGCAAATCAATATGCGCATAGAAAACCCTACCGGACATCGTATCCAAGAAATATATTACAATGGCAAGCACCTTGAAATGGATAAAACATATAGGGTTAGTTTCATCACTATACAGGGCGTCCCCAAGAAATATGGAAAAAATAGAATAGAACATCCTCCAAAAGCGGTGGAAGCTATGAAGATGTATTTAAAAGTACATCCAGATTTTAATTCTGACCCAATTGGAAGCTTTAGATTGGTATAA
- a CDS encoding methyltransferase family protein, giving the protein MYVAIQLSLFVIYLLPVKIVSTHLPEWLRYSGLVLLCLGVILGAVALLQLNTNLSPFPTPTSNGTLITTGAYRIARHPIYTALIFCGLGYAFYNQSSYKALISITLLILFYFKSKYEEKLLLKHFPEYRQYQQKTRRFL; this is encoded by the coding sequence ATGTACGTAGCAATACAATTGTCATTGTTCGTCATATATCTTTTACCGGTAAAAATAGTTTCTACACACCTTCCCGAATGGCTACGCTATTCGGGTTTGGTTTTACTGTGTTTAGGTGTGATTTTGGGGGCAGTTGCGTTGCTTCAACTCAATACAAATCTTTCGCCTTTCCCAACACCAACTTCAAACGGAACATTGATTACCACAGGTGCTTACAGGATTGCGAGACACCCTATATACACCGCCTTGATTTTTTGTGGATTGGGATATGCATTCTACAATCAGTCGAGTTATAAGGCACTAATATCTATTACATTGCTCATCCTGTTTTATTTCAAATCAAAGTATGAAGAAAAGTTGTTATTGAAACACTTTCCCGAATACAGGCAGTATCAACAAAAAACGAGAAGATTTTTATGA
- a CDS encoding class I SAM-dependent methyltransferase yields the protein MKEYPADFWNKMYGADEYRYGTKPNRFFKQQLDKLKSGNILLPAEGEGRNAVYAASQGWDISAFDISKKGRAKALRLAKERKVSITYELTGVLEFRSETQFDVIGLSYAHFPASIRNKAHKHLLQYLKPEGIVIFEAFAKAQLGNPSGGPKNEAMLFSVEEIKEEFPQLEFEFLKEVTIQLSEGNFHKGKAEVIRFVGINKMFKNHLSFIPI from the coding sequence ATGAAAGAATATCCAGCCGATTTCTGGAACAAAATGTACGGTGCTGATGAATATAGATACGGTACTAAACCCAACAGATTCTTTAAACAACAGCTCGACAAACTTAAATCTGGAAATATACTGCTTCCTGCCGAAGGCGAAGGCCGTAATGCGGTTTATGCCGCTTCCCAAGGTTGGGATATATCCGCTTTTGATATTAGTAAGAAAGGCAGGGCAAAGGCCTTGCGTTTGGCGAAAGAGCGGAAAGTATCCATAACGTACGAACTTACAGGCGTTTTGGAATTTCGGAGTGAGACACAATTTGATGTTATCGGTTTATCCTACGCTCATTTTCCCGCGTCTATTCGTAATAAAGCACACAAGCACTTGTTACAGTATTTAAAACCTGAAGGCATTGTGATTTTTGAAGCGTTTGCGAAAGCGCAACTGGGAAACCCATCTGGTGGCCCCAAAAATGAAGCAATGTTATTTTCAGTAGAAGAAATCAAGGAGGAGTTTCCACAATTAGAATTTGAGTTTTTGAAGGAAGTAACCATCCAACTTTCCGAGGGAAATTTCCATAAGGGAAAAGCTGAAGTCATACGTTTTGTAGGAATAAATAAGATGTTTAAAAACCATTTATCCTTTATACCAATCTAA
- a CDS encoding DUF4238 domain-containing protein yields MAKNEPIKQHYIPRSYLKNFGVEGKNGNYFVDAYKLEDEFLLKQISTKSICFKKNLYTIPNAEVDRKYDLEHHYAEHVDSEFPKIYKLLVDENVKVLTPEQKRQVLYVCLSLYFRTPRFLNHQNAFTDQILDRMTLHADEKGDVKFTFEEERHEFNMKDIDKVRHEFKERNRIKFLVQHLEKWKEFVDFKYDCTINVHRINDKNAPLITCDNPVSIRGIKSTRFEGLFNPDSVITLPLDTQYYLEIFPNNIADGQTRIHRMVHDRDYVFTTNAIVQSNAEKLIIGKPGTIETHFKIQSSYEDAENAEEFVAKAKFKLEQMQKFDLLCRKKGFTSKEAISQLKKMLSHKYFKDEDQLINLKRLLTASGHWH; encoded by the coding sequence ATGGCCAAAAACGAACCAATAAAACAGCATTACATTCCTCGCTCATACCTGAAAAATTTTGGCGTTGAAGGAAAAAACGGCAACTATTTTGTTGATGCCTACAAGTTAGAAGATGAATTTCTGTTGAAACAAATCAGTACAAAAAGTATTTGCTTCAAAAAAAATCTTTACACAATTCCGAATGCTGAAGTAGATAGAAAATACGATTTAGAACATCACTATGCTGAACACGTAGATTCAGAATTTCCCAAAATATATAAATTGCTCGTTGATGAAAATGTGAAAGTATTGACCCCTGAGCAAAAGAGACAGGTATTATACGTGTGTCTATCCCTTTACTTTAGAACACCAAGATTTCTTAATCATCAAAATGCCTTTACAGACCAAATTTTAGATAGAATGACATTACACGCCGATGAAAAAGGCGATGTGAAATTTACGTTCGAAGAAGAAAGGCACGAGTTCAATATGAAGGATATTGATAAAGTTAGACACGAATTTAAAGAGCGAAACAGAATTAAATTCTTGGTGCAACATTTAGAAAAATGGAAAGAGTTTGTGGACTTCAAATATGATTGTACGATAAATGTACACCGAATCAATGACAAAAATGCACCATTGATTACCTGTGATAATCCAGTTTCTATCCGCGGTATCAAATCAACTCGATTCGAAGGTCTTTTCAATCCTGACTCTGTAATAACTTTGCCTTTAGATACTCAATATTATTTGGAAATTTTCCCTAACAATATCGCTGACGGTCAAACCAGAATTCATAGAATGGTTCACGATAGGGATTACGTTTTTACTACAAATGCAATAGTTCAGAGTAATGCCGAGAAGTTGATAATTGGAAAGCCAGGAACAATAGAAACTCATTTCAAAATTCAATCAAGTTATGAAGACGCTGAAAATGCAGAAGAATTTGTTGCGAAAGCAAAATTCAAATTAGAACAGATGCAAAAGTTCGATTTGCTTTGCAGAAAAAAAGGGTTTACTTCTAAAGAAGCAATCAGTCAACTCAAAAAAATGTTAAGCCATAAATATTTTAAAGATGAAGATCAACTCATTAATTTAAAAAGACTTTTGACAGCAAGTGGTCATTGGCATTAA
- a CDS encoding sulfur reduction protein DsrE: MKTYLLSSILLVLTLFSINKTQAQQMDNDTNNYVVLTKKVPQLQPIILTAEALKAEEGDAFGDFQVIICGKEIGDITNVEKMGNFIEKAEKAGVHIIACGFSLKKFKVDKTKVPKKIEVVDNGILYNFQLQKKGYKSISL, from the coding sequence ATGAAAACGTATTTATTAAGTTCAATTCTTTTGGTGCTAACCCTGTTCAGCATAAACAAAACACAGGCACAGCAAATGGACAACGACACAAACAATTATGTGGTACTGACCAAAAAAGTGCCTCAATTACAACCCATAATTCTAACCGCCGAAGCCCTTAAAGCGGAAGAAGGCGATGCCTTTGGCGATTTTCAAGTCATCATATGCGGAAAGGAAATAGGCGATATCACGAACGTTGAAAAAATGGGCAATTTTATTGAAAAAGCCGAAAAAGCAGGGGTACACATTATAGCTTGCGGTTTCTCACTGAAAAAGTTTAAAGTCGATAAAACAAAAGTCCCTAAAAAAATTGAGGTTGTCGATAACGGAATTCTTTACAATTTTCAACTTCAAAAAAAGGGATATAAAAGCATTAGCCTATAA
- a CDS encoding bifunctional metallophosphatase/5'-nucleotidase, which translates to MKIFNRVLLMIILMAPVACKTEKSNKMDRTGTAKDTLSITVLQTADIHGQLDTHPELFWENEEIVFKDRGGLANIKTLFEQERQKNPDRTIIIDGGDLIQGSGYTALSEGKVMPELIKNMGYDVIIPGNWEVVYGKDVMMDAMNGYETDVIAQNMYHEESDELLFPAYSVKEIEGVRIGFMGINDPDVPVRQNPIFSKGIGFSGLTEDLRKQVDTFKVNENLDALFLVTHIGIFKQVELANNPISENVDYILGNDTHERVREPIQGKYAKVTEPGAFGSFVGKLTLHFIDGKLVGDEYELIDVDPEVFPADEEIQSLVNKAKAPYKDHLETVIGYTTKPLYRYLTVENPMDNMITDAARWKTGADISISNGFRFGNPIVPKNGNPAPITRANLWNLLPVNEKVKTGRATGRQIKDWLEKEMHNAFAQDPTERFGGWLVRFSGMKVNFNSQDEKGQRINSITVNGEPMEDDEYYTISACVRPGDPVDNLCRMSGVEDVEVKDYTIHDVVEEYLQENSPVSPTLEGRAYCDYLGQYSFSTVPKTDYEFQ; encoded by the coding sequence ATGAAAATTTTTAATAGAGTTTTGCTGATGATAATATTGATGGCACCGGTTGCTTGCAAAACAGAAAAATCAAATAAAATGGACAGGACCGGCACAGCGAAGGATACTTTGAGTATTACCGTACTTCAAACAGCCGATATCCACGGGCAACTCGACACACATCCTGAACTGTTCTGGGAAAACGAAGAGATCGTGTTTAAAGACCGTGGAGGACTTGCCAATATCAAAACTCTTTTTGAACAGGAACGCCAGAAAAATCCAGACCGCACCATTATCATTGATGGTGGCGATTTGATTCAGGGCAGTGGTTACACAGCGCTGTCAGAAGGGAAGGTTATGCCGGAACTTATAAAAAATATGGGCTATGACGTTATCATTCCTGGCAACTGGGAAGTGGTGTACGGTAAAGATGTAATGATGGATGCAATGAACGGTTATGAAACAGATGTCATAGCCCAAAATATGTACCACGAAGAAAGTGACGAACTTTTGTTCCCAGCTTATTCCGTCAAAGAAATAGAAGGCGTACGCATAGGGTTTATGGGTATTAATGACCCGGACGTACCCGTGCGTCAAAACCCAATTTTCAGTAAAGGTATAGGATTCAGTGGTTTGACTGAAGATTTGAGAAAGCAAGTGGACACTTTTAAGGTTAATGAAAACCTTGACGCACTCTTTTTGGTAACGCATATCGGTATTTTCAAACAGGTGGAACTTGCTAATAACCCTATTTCAGAAAATGTGGACTATATATTGGGAAATGATACCCACGAGCGTGTGCGAGAACCCATTCAAGGTAAGTACGCTAAAGTCACCGAACCTGGTGCATTCGGTTCTTTCGTTGGTAAACTGACACTTCATTTTATTGACGGCAAATTAGTGGGTGACGAATATGAACTTATTGACGTTGACCCAGAGGTCTTTCCTGCAGATGAAGAAATTCAATCTTTGGTGAACAAGGCCAAAGCACCTTACAAAGACCATCTGGAAACAGTGATAGGATATACTACAAAACCTCTCTATCGATATCTTACCGTAGAGAACCCTATGGACAATATGATTACAGATGCGGCTCGCTGGAAGACGGGTGCAGACATATCTATTTCAAACGGATTTAGGTTCGGTAACCCAATAGTTCCCAAAAACGGTAACCCTGCACCCATTACGCGCGCAAATCTGTGGAATTTACTGCCCGTGAATGAAAAGGTGAAAACAGGAAGAGCTACGGGAAGACAGATAAAGGACTGGCTGGAAAAAGAAATGCACAACGCATTTGCGCAAGACCCGACCGAACGATTCGGTGGTTGGCTGGTACGATTTTCAGGAATGAAGGTCAACTTCAACAGTCAAGATGAAAAGGGTCAAAGAATCAATAGTATAACCGTAAACGGCGAACCAATGGAAGATGATGAATATTATACCATTTCGGCCTGTGTACGCCCTGGCGACCCAGTTGACAACCTTTGCAGGATGTCAGGTGTTGAGGATGTTGAAGTAAAAGACTATACCATTCACGATGTGGTAGAAGAATATCTTCAGGAAAACTCGCCCGTTTCACCAACATTGGAAGGTAGGGCGTATTGCGATTATCTGGGACAGTATTCTTTCTCAACCGTGCCTAAAACTGATTACGAATTTCAATAA
- a CDS encoding DUF6691 family protein, with amino-acid sequence MRYITYLAIGIFFGIIMFKSEAASWFRIYEMFQFGSFHMYGIIGSALVIGILGVQVIKRKNIKTLNGSEMSLKPKNKSVARYLIGGIIFGLGWALAGACPGPMYVLIGAGYVSILIVIVGAVVGTFLYGLVKDMLPH; translated from the coding sequence ATGAGATACATCACATATTTGGCCATTGGTATTTTCTTTGGAATCATAATGTTCAAATCCGAAGCAGCTTCGTGGTTCCGTATTTATGAAATGTTCCAGTTTGGCAGCTTCCATATGTATGGTATAATAGGTTCAGCTTTGGTTATCGGAATTCTTGGCGTTCAAGTCATAAAACGTAAGAATATCAAAACCTTGAATGGTAGCGAAATGAGTCTCAAACCTAAGAATAAAAGCGTTGCTCGATATTTAATAGGTGGGATTATCTTTGGTCTGGGATGGGCGCTTGCAGGTGCTTGCCCAGGACCTATGTATGTACTGATAGGTGCAGGATACGTTTCTATTTTGATTGTGATTGTTGGAGCAGTCGTAGGGACTTTTTTATATGGCTTGGTTAAGGATATGTTGCCGCATTAA
- a CDS encoding protein-disulfide reductase DsbD family protein, whose protein sequence is MIPMTVSYFTKSNTSRKKGIAYAILYGVSIIAIYTIVGTLFSVLFGADFANFLSTHWIPNLFFFAIFIIFALSFFGLFEITLPNKFVNKIDSKSNKSGVLGIFFMAFTLVLVSFSCTGPIAGTILLQAANGDTIQPIVGMLGFSLAFALPFTLFAVFPNWLKSLPKSGGWLDTVKVVLGFIELALALKFFSIVDQVYHWDILNREVYLALWIVIFAFLGFYLLGKITFPHEQKQQKTSVGRIISALLVFSFVVYLIPGLVGAPLKALAGYMPPLSSQSFVMNSPQVTSISNNTMKTAECGVPKYGDLLELPLGIQGYFDYTQALECAKKQDKPLFIDFTGHGCVNCREMEATVWSDPKVLKRLKEDYVVVALYVDEKTELPEKEWYVSAHDERLKKTIGGQNLDFMIQRLNANAQPYYTLVDTNGSLLNAPKGYDLSVQNFVEFLDNGLEEFKIRNTKDVLVNSDSEGVNHNPIIN, encoded by the coding sequence ATGATACCGATGACGGTAAGTTACTTCACAAAATCCAATACGAGTCGTAAGAAGGGAATTGCCTATGCCATTTTGTACGGCGTTTCCATTATAGCGATTTACACTATCGTTGGTACTCTATTTTCGGTATTGTTTGGTGCAGATTTCGCTAACTTTTTAAGTACGCACTGGATCCCAAATCTATTTTTCTTTGCGATCTTCATAATATTTGCGCTTTCCTTTTTTGGTCTGTTTGAAATAACACTGCCCAATAAATTTGTTAATAAAATAGATTCAAAATCGAACAAAAGCGGTGTGCTGGGTATCTTTTTTATGGCATTTACTTTGGTTCTGGTCAGCTTTAGCTGTACTGGACCAATTGCTGGAACTATTCTGTTACAAGCCGCTAATGGCGATACTATACAACCTATTGTGGGAATGCTGGGCTTTTCCCTGGCGTTTGCATTACCCTTCACACTCTTTGCGGTCTTCCCAAATTGGTTAAAATCTTTACCTAAAAGTGGTGGTTGGTTAGATACCGTTAAAGTGGTACTCGGTTTCATAGAATTAGCACTGGCATTAAAATTTTTCAGCATTGTGGACCAAGTTTACCATTGGGATATATTAAACCGCGAGGTTTACCTTGCCTTATGGATTGTTATATTCGCTTTTCTTGGGTTTTATCTCTTGGGGAAAATCACATTTCCTCACGAACAAAAACAACAGAAGACATCGGTAGGCCGTATAATTTCGGCATTGTTGGTTTTCAGTTTTGTGGTTTATCTTATCCCAGGTTTAGTAGGTGCGCCCTTAAAAGCATTGGCCGGTTATATGCCTCCGTTAAGTTCACAAAGTTTTGTGATGAACTCACCTCAAGTCACTTCCATTTCCAACAATACGATGAAAACCGCAGAATGTGGAGTGCCGAAATACGGAGACCTGCTAGAATTACCATTGGGTATTCAAGGCTATTTCGATTATACTCAAGCTTTAGAATGCGCAAAGAAACAAGATAAGCCGCTGTTTATAGATTTTACCGGTCACGGTTGTGTAAATTGTAGGGAAATGGAAGCAACTGTTTGGTCTGATCCAAAAGTACTTAAAAGGCTAAAGGAAGATTATGTTGTCGTGGCACTTTATGTTGATGAAAAGACTGAATTGCCCGAAAAGGAATGGTATGTTTCTGCTCACGATGAGCGCTTGAAAAAAACCATAGGAGGCCAAAATCTTGATTTTATGATTCAGCGGCTCAATGCAAATGCTCAGCCCTATTATACTTTGGTTGATACAAATGGTTCTTTATTAAATGCGCCAAAAGGATATGATTTGAGTGTGCAGAACTTTGTTGAGTTTTTAGACAATGGTCTTGAAGAATTTAAAATTAGAAACACAAAAGACGTTTTAGTGAACAGCGATTCCGAAGGTGTAAATCATAACCCAATTATAAATTGA
- a CDS encoding TlpA family protein disulfide reductase — protein sequence MEENQKDKNIKKTWIQYGIFAIVAITLYATGLHTEVIGFVQRGLLATGFMNPDVEVIAQNNSDVETVESSAFAKADYNLKLRDAKGNVVSLEKYKGKVIFLNFWATWCPPCVAEMPSIEKLYKDMGNDVVFVMLSFDKNFETAKAYMERKDYGLPIYEQAGPMPAVYESTALPTTYVIDAEGNIALTHKGMADYNNEEFREFLNSLK from the coding sequence ATGGAAGAGAACCAAAAAGACAAGAACATTAAAAAAACCTGGATTCAGTACGGGATATTTGCGATAGTGGCCATAACACTTTACGCCACGGGTTTACATACCGAAGTTATAGGTTTTGTGCAACGTGGGCTGCTCGCAACTGGCTTTATGAATCCAGATGTAGAAGTAATTGCACAAAATAATAGTGATGTAGAAACTGTTGAGAGTTCCGCTTTCGCGAAAGCGGATTATAACTTAAAACTGCGCGATGCTAAAGGAAATGTTGTATCGCTGGAAAAGTACAAAGGCAAGGTCATCTTTTTGAATTTTTGGGCCACGTGGTGCCCACCTTGTGTGGCAGAAATGCCGAGTATCGAAAAATTATACAAGGATATGGGGAACGACGTAGTCTTTGTAATGCTCTCCTTTGACAAAAATTTTGAAACGGCCAAGGCCTATATGGAGCGGAAGGACTATGGACTACCCATTTATGAGCAAGCTGGCCCTATGCCCGCTGTTTATGAATCGACCGCGCTGCCTACTACGTATGTGATTGATGCTGAAGGAAACATTGCCCTTACACATAAAGGTATGGCAGATTATAACAATGAAGAATTTAGGGAGTTCCTGAATAGTTTAAAATAG